One Glycine max cultivar Williams 82 chromosome 3, Glycine_max_v4.0, whole genome shotgun sequence DNA window includes the following coding sequences:
- the LOC102664793 gene encoding arp2/3 complex-activating protein rickA produces MANPPPVRPWFRLASIRSSPPPPPPPAPAPAQEPRLPAFRTASAPSSPQIQPTQPAPQPQEHPSSQHNRFSSSSLPTSPENKNITRVPLPSPSHSPNTSPPPSPLALTPSQSRSETMIPDQPEPKTVLVQKTIDPRPKPWHNARHGQHDTVKESESKEKVVHRKLSESEESGMRVITIAGENRGAYMELIQSPKKHDPKYLHKKGNSNINVDGVESEGSSAEEGTVNKKDKNQKGTSSSSFPMSAYMNSNVQCVNNSLLYHASCSHHDPGVRLSLSKKPFGEGFHLKEHADSKHI; encoded by the coding sequence ATGGCTAACCCACCCCCAGTTCGTCCATGGTTTCGCTTAGCCTCAATTCGCTCTAGCCCACCCCCACCCCCACCCCCTGCACCTGCCCCTGCCCAAGAGCCACGCCTGCCAGCATTTAGAACTGCTTCAGCACCATCATCACCACAGATTCAGCCAACTCAACCAGCTCCCCAGCCTCAAGAACACCCTTCTTCTCAACATAACAGATTCTCCTCTTCTTCACTCCCTACTTCCCCAGAGAATAAAAACATTACCCGTGTTCCCTTGCCAAGTCCCTCTCACTCTCCAAACACCTCACCTCCCCCCTCTCCTCTCGCCCTCACACCTTCCCAGTCGAGGAGCGAGACCATGATACCCGACCAGCCCGAGCCCAAAACCGTGCTAGTCCAGAAAACCATCGACCCCAGGCCCAAGCCCTGGCACAATGCCCGTCACGGACAACACGACACCGTCAAAGAAAGTGAATCCAAGGAGAAGGTTGTTCACCGGAAGCTCTCGGAGTCTGAGGAGTCCGGCATGAGAGTCATAACCATTGCAGGGGAAAACAGAGGAGCGTACATGGAACTCATCCAGTCCCCGAAGAAACACGATCCAAAGTACCTTCACAAGAAGGGGAATTCCAACATCAACGTTGACGGGGTTGAATCCGAGGGTTCGAGTGCCGAGGAAGGGACTGTGAACAAGAAGGATAAGAATCAGAAAGGTACGAGTTCTTCTTCGTTTCCGATGTCTGCGTACATGAACAGCAACGTGCAGTGTGTGAACAACTCGCTGCTGTACCACGCTTCATGCTCCCACCACGACCCCGGAGTGCGCCTCTCTCTTTCCAAGAAACCATTCGGGGAAGGTTTCCATCTCAAGGAACACGCTGATTCCAAACATATATAG
- the LOC100788269 gene encoding uncharacterized protein gives MAATLTLLKLPILPNKPLLPRPSTSKLFPLPSIYSKLNIPKDYIVSPNNIDALKPAFLSLSAITFPLLLETKDALAVGGEFGILEGRSFALIHPIVMGSFFLYTLWAGYLGWQWRRVRTIQNDINDLKKQVKPTPVTPDGKPVEEASPSPVELQIQQLTEERKELIKGSYKDRHFNAGSILLGFGVLESIGGGVNTWFRTGKLFPGPHLFAGAAITVLWALAAALVPSMQKGNETARNLHIALNAVNVLLFVWQIPTGIDIVFKVFEFTTWP, from the exons ATGGCCGCCACACTCACTCTTCTAAAGCTTCCAATCCTTCCTAACAAGCCATTACTGCCACGCCCATCAACCTCAAAACTTTTTCCACTTCCTTCCatctattcaaaattaaatatccCAAAAGATTATATTGTTTCTCCTAACAACATCGATGCTCTCAAGCCTGCCTTTCTTTCCCTCTCGGCAATCACATTTCCATTGTTATTAGAAACCAAG GATGCACTTGCTGTTGGTGGAGAGTTTGGGATATTGGAAGGAAGATCATTTGCTCTCATACACCCCATTGTGATGGGTTCTTTTTTCTTGTATACACTGTGGGCAGGGTACTTGGGGTGGCAATGGCGGCGAGTTAGGACTATCCAGAATGATATTAATGACCTCAAGAAACAAGTCAAACCTACCCCAGTCACCCCAGATGGGAAACCAGTGGAAGAAGCATCACCATCACCGGTTGAACTCCAAATACAGCAACTCACAGAG GAAAGGAAAGAGCTGATCAAAGGTTCCTATAAGGATAGACACTTCAATGCAGGATCCATACTTCTAGGATTTGGGGTGCTTGAGTCAATTGGTGGAGGAGTCAACACATGGTTTAGGACAGGAAAGCTTTTTCCCGGTCCACATTTATTTGCAGGAGCAG CTATTACCGTTTTATGGGCACTGGCAGCAGCCCTGGTACCATCAATGCAAAAAGGAAATGAAACAGCCAGAAATCTTCACATCGCGCTGAATGCAGTAAACGTTCTGCTCTTTGTGTGGCAGATTCCCACTGGAATTGACATTGTGTTTAAGGTGTTTGAGTTCACAACATGGCCTTGA